The Chryseobacterium sp. 52 genome includes a region encoding these proteins:
- the rodA gene encoding rod shape-determining protein RodA: MKWAEGIDKLGLGLYFLLCIFAIANIYSVDQKLGEKQLVFFGISVFVGLLIFFSRSKFFENMAGIFYIGGVLLLIGLFPFGKEILGQKNWYKFGSFTMQPVEFAKIGTALMVANYVSGPDFNLSNRKSLLTILAIIGIPAVVVLAIPDVGSLLVFTAFFIALYREGLSGLLFGVGFLFAGVFLISLAIDPLYVVGAIVLITGGWIALNYYKMSWNVISIGSIAGSILLLCGLAFASPSILEKLPKHQRERIEVLYKGEKAFRDTSGYNLLYSKTAIGSGGMLGKGYREGSVTQGKFVPEQETDYIFCTVGEEWGFIGSAVLVLCYMVYIGRIYYLAEKQKSTFNRVFGYCFASILMLHFTINLGMVMGLFPTVGIPLPYFSYGGSSLLAFSIMTFIFFKLNYSDKNSLV, encoded by the coding sequence ATGAAGTGGGCAGAAGGAATAGATAAACTAGGTCTCGGACTGTATTTCCTGCTTTGTATTTTTGCGATTGCGAATATCTACAGTGTTGATCAGAAATTAGGAGAAAAGCAGTTGGTTTTTTTCGGTATTTCTGTGTTTGTAGGGCTGTTGATTTTTTTTAGCAGAAGTAAATTCTTTGAAAACATGGCAGGTATTTTTTATATCGGCGGCGTTTTGCTTCTTATTGGTCTTTTCCCTTTTGGAAAGGAGATTCTGGGCCAGAAAAACTGGTATAAATTTGGAAGTTTTACCATGCAGCCTGTAGAATTTGCGAAAATTGGAACGGCGCTTATGGTAGCAAACTATGTGTCAGGGCCTGATTTTAATTTAAGTAACAGAAAATCTCTATTAACGATATTGGCTATTATAGGAATTCCGGCAGTTGTTGTACTGGCAATTCCTGATGTAGGTTCCTTGCTGGTTTTTACAGCGTTTTTTATAGCATTATACAGAGAAGGACTAAGTGGTTTGCTTTTCGGTGTCGGATTCCTTTTTGCAGGCGTTTTCCTTATTTCTTTGGCTATAGATCCTCTTTATGTGGTTGGGGCTATTGTGTTAATTACAGGAGGTTGGATTGCCCTGAACTACTATAAAATGTCATGGAATGTCATTTCCATCGGAAGTATTGCCGGATCTATTCTGTTATTGTGTGGTTTGGCCTTTGCCTCCCCATCTATTTTAGAAAAGCTTCCAAAGCACCAGAGAGAAAGGATAGAAGTTCTTTATAAAGGTGAAAAAGCATTTAGAGATACCTCAGGGTATAACTTATTATATTCAAAAACAGCCATCGGATCAGGTGGAATGCTGGGGAAAGGATACCGTGAGGGATCTGTAACGCAGGGAAAATTCGTTCCGGAGCAGGAAACCGACTATATATTCTGTACAGTAGGTGAAGAATGGGGCTTTATAGGGAGTGCCGTTCTGGTCTTGTGCTATATGGTCTATATCGGTAGGATCTATTATCTTGCAGAAAAGCAGAAATCGACCTTTAACCGCGTATTCGGGTATTGCTTTGCTTCTATCCTGATGTTGCACTTTACCATCAATTTAGGGATGGTTATGGGACTTTTCCCAACTGTAGGGATTCCGCTTCCTTATTTCAGTTATGGAGGGAGCTCATTGCTGGCCTTTTCTATCATGACGTTTATTTTCTTTAAACTCAATTATTCAGATAAGAATAGCTTGGTGTAA